A single Bosea sp. PAMC 26642 DNA region contains:
- a CDS encoding recombinase family protein: MKRAALYARYSTENQNDKSIDDQLALCDEYAVKNGYQVVRRFGDAARSGGSMLNRDGLIDLIASAGRKEFDVVIVEALDRLSRDMEDLAGLHKRFKFAGIDLIAVHEGKASTVLVGLRGLVGQLFREDGAEKVRRGMTGVLRSGRSPGGRSYGYRPVLGRPGELAIEPDEAAIILRIFTEYAEGTSPRDIAAGLNRDAVMPPRGTRWNASTINGNATRGHGILLNPIYGGTMLWNRVTMVRHPETGKRVSRPNPESEWQRQDRPDLRIVPPDLFEVATARKNRFKAKEGLRAPYTPRATRLLSGLLRCGHCGGGMRIDGKQRGRVLIACSAARESGTCQAPGLRRCHRADRHQGNAGAALEPRGDGALHRHLQ; encoded by the coding sequence ATGAAGCGCGCTGCCCTCTATGCCCGGTACTCGACCGAGAACCAGAACGACAAATCCATCGACGACCAACTGGCGCTTTGCGACGAGTATGCGGTCAAGAACGGCTATCAGGTCGTCCGCCGGTTCGGCGATGCCGCCCGCTCGGGCGGCTCAATGCTCAATCGAGATGGCCTGATCGACCTCATTGCCTCGGCTGGCCGCAAGGAGTTCGACGTCGTCATCGTCGAGGCTCTCGACCGCCTTTCGCGCGACATGGAAGACCTCGCCGGCCTCCACAAGCGGTTCAAGTTCGCCGGCATCGACCTCATTGCCGTGCACGAGGGCAAGGCCAGCACGGTCCTCGTCGGTCTCAGGGGCCTTGTGGGTCAGCTCTTCCGCGAGGATGGCGCTGAGAAGGTCCGCAGAGGCATGACCGGCGTCCTGCGCAGTGGCAGGAGCCCCGGCGGCAGGAGCTACGGCTATCGGCCTGTGCTCGGCCGACCGGGCGAGCTTGCTATTGAGCCGGACGAGGCTGCGATCATCCTCCGCATCTTCACCGAGTATGCCGAGGGCACCTCGCCACGCGACATCGCCGCCGGCCTGAACCGCGACGCGGTCATGCCGCCGCGCGGCACGCGCTGGAACGCCAGCACGATCAACGGCAATGCGACGCGCGGTCATGGCATCCTGCTCAACCCGATCTACGGCGGAACGATGCTCTGGAACCGGGTCACCATGGTCCGCCATCCCGAGACGGGGAAGCGGGTAAGTCGGCCGAACCCCGAGAGCGAGTGGCAGCGGCAGGATCGCCCGGACCTGCGGATCGTTCCGCCTGACCTCTTCGAGGTCGCCACCGCGCGGAAGAATAGGTTCAAGGCGAAGGAGGGGCTCAGGGCTCCCTACACACCGCGCGCGACGCGGCTGCTGTCCGGGCTCCTGCGCTGCGGTCACTGCGGCGGCGGCATGCGCATTGACGGCAAGCAGCGTGGCAGGGTGCTGATCGCCTGTAGCGCCGCACGCGAGAGCGGCACATGCCAAGCGCCGGGTCTTCGTCGATGCCATCGAGCAGACCGTCATCAAGGGAATGCGGGAGCAGCTCTCGAACCCCGAGGCGATGGCGCGCTACATCGCCACCTTCAATGA